DNA sequence from the Arthrobacter sp. V1I9 genome:
GACGATCATGGCGTCCCGGGGAAGGTCCAGATCCACGTTGCGCAGGTTATGCTCGCGGGCACCCTTGACCACGAGACGGGAAAGGTCGGGGCGCTTCGGCGGCGTGGAGGGCGCTACGGTGACTTCAACGGATTGGATGGCAGATTCTTCAGCTACGGCTTTAGGCACTTACTAATGCTAATCGAAAACTTCTTCGAACACTCACGCGGGAGCCGTCAGCCGCCGTCGTACGCCGCGGCGAACAGCTGTACCGCCTCAGCGAACGACGCTCCCTGCGCTTTAGCGGCGGCAGCATAGGCCGCGGCAGCCTCTGAAAGCCCGCCGAGACGTTCGTCACGTGCGCATACCACCGTGCCATTCCTCCCGCGTGTGGCCACGACGCCGGCCGCCTCGAGCTCCTTGTAGGCCCTGGCCACCGTGTGCGGGGCGACGTCCAACCGCTCGGCCAGCGCCCTGACAGCGGGCAGCCGTGTGCCTGGCGGAAGCTTCCCGCCGTCGGCCAAATGGATGACCTGGAGCCTCAGCTGCTCGAACAGCGGCACCGAGCTGGCCGCGTTGGGCTTCCACGATCCCGGGAAGTCGGCCACCGTTTTCAAATGCCGGCCTCCAACGCGCCTTTCCGTCCCGCCTGCCGGGAGAACTGCGCGTTGTAAAGCCGGGTGTAGTAGCTGTTGGCGGCCAGGAGGTCATGGTGGCGGCCCTGCTCGACGATGTGTCCGTGGTCCATGACCACGATTAGATCAGCGTCGCGCACAGTGGACAAACGGTGGGCGATAACAAAGCTGGTCCTGCCGTGGCGCAACCGCTGCATGGCCTGTCGGATCAGCAGTTCCGTCCTTGAGTCCACCGAGCTGGTAGCTTCATCAAGGATCAGCACTGCCCGGCCTGCCAGCTGCGCCCTGGCGATGGTAATGAGCTGCCGCTGGCCTTGGCTCAGCCCGTCGCCGCCGTTCTCCAGCACCGTGTCGTACCCCCGGGGCAGGGACCTGACAAAGCGGTCCACGTAGCTGGCCTCCGCCGCGGCCAGGATGTCGGCTTCTGGCGCGCCCGGATTTCCATAGGCGATGTTCTCCCGGATGGTCCCCGCAAAGAGCCAGGCGTCCTGGAGTACCACACCGAATTGTGCACGCAGGAGGTCCCGTGGAATGGCCGCGATGTCCTTCCCGTCCATGGTGATGCGGCCCGAATCCGGTTCGAAAAAACGCAGCAGGAGGTTGATCACGGTGCTCTTGCCGGCCCCGGTGTGCCCCACGATCGCCACTGTCCGGCCCGGTTCCACCGC
Encoded proteins:
- a CDS encoding GntR family transcriptional regulator: MKTVADFPGSWKPNAASSVPLFEQLRLQVIHLADGGKLPPGTRLPAVRALAERLDVAPHTVARAYKELEAAGVVATRGRNGTVVCARDERLGGLSEAAAAYAAAAKAQGASFAEAVQLFAAAYDGG